One Methylocapsa sp. D3K7 DNA window includes the following coding sequences:
- a CDS encoding TMEM175 family protein, whose product MVRKRAILWYGRGRLREDAGMEKDRLVAFSDGVIAIIITIMVLELKAPPDPSLSGLAAVTPVFLGYVLSFVYVAIYWNNHHHLFHLVRHVNGMVLWANMHLLFWLSLIPFATRWMGENHFAPVPTAVYGVSLLMPALAWNGLQLAIVRLQGNDSVLARAIGRDLKGKVSPVLYATGILFSFLNTWIADAIYVLVALMWLIPDRRIERALRGLSS is encoded by the coding sequence ATGGTCCGCAAGCGGGCTATCCTATGGTACGGCAGGGGGCGCCTGCGAGAGGATGCGGGAATGGAAAAGGACCGGCTGGTCGCATTCAGCGATGGTGTGATTGCCATCATCATAACAATTATGGTGCTGGAGTTGAAGGCACCCCCCGATCCCAGCCTGAGCGGACTCGCGGCGGTCACGCCGGTGTTCCTTGGCTATGTCCTCAGTTTTGTGTACGTGGCCATATATTGGAACAATCACCATCATTTGTTCCATTTGGTCCGGCATGTGAACGGCATGGTTCTGTGGGCCAATATGCACCTACTGTTTTGGCTTTCGTTGATTCCTTTTGCTACCCGCTGGATGGGAGAAAACCATTTCGCTCCGGTCCCAACAGCCGTGTATGGCGTTTCGCTGCTGATGCCGGCGCTCGCGTGGAATGGGCTGCAGCTCGCCATCGTCCGCTTGCAGGGGAACGACTCCGTGCTGGCGCGGGCCATCGGCCGCGACCTCAAGGGCAAGGTTTCGCCCGTGCTCTATGCGACGGGTATTCTGTTCTCGTTCCTCAATACATGGATCGCGGACGCCATCTACGTCTTGGTCGCCTTGATGTGGCTCATTCCTGACCGGCGCATTGAAAGGGCACTCCGCGGCCTGAGCAGCTGA
- a CDS encoding Crp/Fnr family transcriptional regulator yields the protein MAIKRKASFDPKSFLAKVGEGRSIAKYRSDEIVFSQGDPADAVFYIQKGKIKITVVSQQGKEAVVAIQGTNEFFGEGCLASQVQRIATVRTMTESVIVRLEKAAILRVIHQEPAFSEMFIAHLLGRTLRVEADLVDQLFNSSEKRLARLLLLLANFGKEGKPEPIIAKISQETLAEMIGTTRSRVSFFMNRFRKLGFIHYNGGIEVHSSLLNLVLHEEPHIET from the coding sequence ATGGCGATCAAGCGCAAAGCGTCATTCGATCCGAAATCTTTTCTCGCTAAGGTTGGTGAGGGCCGTAGCATTGCTAAGTATCGCAGTGACGAGATCGTCTTTTCCCAGGGAGACCCTGCGGATGCAGTCTTCTACATCCAGAAAGGCAAGATTAAGATCACCGTCGTTTCACAGCAAGGCAAGGAAGCCGTTGTCGCAATACAGGGAACGAACGAATTCTTCGGCGAAGGATGCCTCGCCAGCCAGGTTCAGCGTATAGCCACGGTCAGGACGATGACGGAGTCCGTCATCGTTCGTCTGGAAAAAGCGGCTATCCTCCGCGTAATCCATCAGGAACCGGCATTCTCCGAGATGTTCATTGCGCATCTCCTTGGCCGAACCCTCCGCGTCGAAGCCGACCTTGTCGATCAGTTGTTCAATTCGAGCGAAAAGCGTCTTGCCCGACTGCTCCTGCTGCTGGCGAACTTTGGCAAGGAAGGCAAGCCGGAGCCGATCATCGCGAAAATAAGCCAAGAGACGCTTGCGGAGATGATCGGAACGACCCGATCCCGTGTGAGTTTCTTCATGAACAGATTTCGTAAACTGGGCTTCATTCACTACAACGGCGGCATCGAAGTCCACAGTTCCTTGTTGAATCTCGTTCTGCATGAGGAGCCGCACATCGAGACATAA
- a CDS encoding AtpZ/AtpI family protein: MAERDGQDDHRRQKPETSRERDDEGLRARLNTLSSALDAQAVADKAADAAKQEQTHVLPGAIGNAMGLAVRVLSEFVAAVLVGTVIGWWIDRTAGTTPAFLIVFLLLGAAAGFWNVYRIAMKPPNPEG, encoded by the coding sequence GTGGCGGAGCGCGATGGACAGGACGATCATCGGCGGCAGAAACCAGAAACAAGCCGCGAACGTGACGATGAGGGGTTAAGGGCGCGGCTGAATACTTTGTCCAGCGCGCTCGATGCGCAGGCCGTGGCAGACAAGGCGGCGGATGCTGCCAAGCAGGAGCAGACGCACGTTTTGCCGGGCGCGATCGGCAACGCGATGGGTCTTGCCGTCCGCGTCTTGAGTGAATTCGTGGCGGCGGTGCTGGTCGGCACTGTCATCGGGTGGTGGATCGACCGCACTGCTGGGACAACACCGGCGTTTTTGATTGTTTTCCTCCTCCTAGGAGCGGCGGCGGGGTTTTGGAACGTTTATCGCATAGCAATGAAGCCTCCCAATCCGGAAGGCTGA
- a CDS encoding DUF3309 family protein, translating to MSLGTILLIVLIIALLGGFSGLGGGPFYGTGYYGGGGLGLILIVVLILVLLGRL from the coding sequence ATGTCACTTGGAACCATTCTCCTCATCGTTTTGATAATCGCGTTGCTCGGTGGCTTTAGCGGCCTTGGAGGCGGTCCTTTCTACGGGACGGGCTATTACGGCGGCGGGGGACTCGGCCTCATACTCATTGTAGTGCTGATCTTGGTTTTACTCGGCAGGCTTTGA
- the rpsD gene encoding 30S ribosomal protein S4, producing MTKRAEAKYKIDRRMGQNIWGRPKSPFNRREYGPGQHGQRRKGKLSDFGTQLKAKQKLKGYYGNISEKQFRKYYAEAIRMKGDSGDNLIGLLERRLDAVIYRAKFVPTVFAARQFVNHGHVKVNGRRVNIASYLVKPGDVIEIKESSRQLILVLEAEQLAERDVPEYYEVDHTKKTAKLSRIPLPSEVPYPVMMEPNLVIEFYSR from the coding sequence ATGACAAAGCGGGCGGAAGCCAAATATAAAATCGATCGCCGGATGGGCCAGAATATTTGGGGCCGTCCGAAGAGCCCTTTCAACCGGCGCGAATATGGGCCGGGCCAGCACGGGCAGCGCCGCAAGGGCAAGCTGTCCGATTTCGGCACCCAGCTTAAGGCCAAGCAAAAGCTTAAAGGCTATTACGGCAATATTTCGGAAAAACAGTTCCGCAAATATTACGCCGAGGCGATTCGCATGAAGGGCGATAGCGGCGACAATCTGATCGGCCTCTTGGAGCGCCGGCTCGATGCGGTCATTTACCGCGCCAAATTCGTGCCGACCGTTTTCGCCGCGCGGCAATTCGTCAACCACGGTCATGTCAAGGTCAATGGCCGGAGGGTGAATATTGCGTCTTACCTGGTGAAGCCCGGCGACGTGATCGAGATCAAGGAAAGTTCGCGCCAGCTGATCCTCGTGCTTGAGGCGGAACAACTCGCCGAGCGCGATGTGCCCGAATACTACGAGGTTGATCACACCAAGAAGACGGCGAAACTCAGCCGGATTCCCCTACCGTCGGAAGTTCCCTATCCGGTGATGATGGAACCCAATCTGGTCATCGAGTTCTACTCGCGCTAA
- the smc gene encoding chromosome segregation protein SMC, with translation MKLTKLRIAGFKTFVDPAEFHIEPGLTGIVGPNGCGKSNLVEALRWVMGESSSKNMRASGMDDVIFSGGGDRPARNMAEVVLFLDNSDRTAPASFNDGELIEVSRRIERESGSTYRVNGREVRARDVQLLFADASTGSRSTAMVRQGQIGEIIAAKPQERRRILEEAAGIAGLHSRRHEAELRLKAAEENLRRLDDILQQIDGQAESLKKQARQATRYRGLAAEIRRNEALLALIHRTEAAAALQLAESKLEEGLRDVAEKTLAQAEAAKLQAIAAHELPQLRSAEAEVAGELQRLVLARETLDGEERRAKSRTSELERRIAQTASDIARETALINDAAAVLARLDTEAAGLASSGTAVAEIEAARGRLAEAEANLALTEKALAEAQDTRSVIEARRAALETALREETARMARLQAEIEKVTRERDTLLASAFPGADLDQLQAALDEAAGAAKAREDELAEAEARHAEARAAELAARAPLAEAERKAQNLETQIATLSKLLNAGTGGFWPAVTEEISVAKGYEAAIGAALGDDLDASTNPASPAHWAATDASDDPALPPGVEALAKRVTAPAPLARRLNQIGVVLRAEGSALRTLLKPGQRLVSKEGDLWRWDGFTQAAEAPTPAARRLAEKNRLGDLAIEAEAARAAASALKINAEQALTALTAAGTAERDTRQAHKDALRKVEGARDEKTAGEKRQTEMAARLSALDEASIRIETACTEASQKRAQAEDALAQLELPGLLTAQLDKARAAAAQDRAMVAEARAALQSYLRDAEMRAKRLQAIKEERQSWGIRDDRARGQIGELEARHAEGTQELQKLLEAPNTFLVTRQTLMRQIEAAEDARKKSADKRVAAETRLGEADRAARGALEAMSMAREEKARSEAWVEAARARRDEVAHMIAADIGCTEAELFGLAQATPGDALPPAEAVEKKLDALKGDRERLGGVNLRADEELNEILASKTTLSTEHEDLTEAIRRLRQAVQSLNKEGRERLLGAFDAVHAHFKELFTTLFGGGSAELQLIESDDPLEAGLEILVHPPGKKPQVMTLLSGGEQALAAMSLIFAIFLTNPSPVCVLDEVDAPLDDANVERFCDLLETMRAKTETRFITVTHNPITMARMNRLFGVTMAERGISQLVSVDLEEAERFREAG, from the coding sequence ATGAAACTCACCAAACTGCGCATCGCGGGTTTTAAGACATTCGTCGACCCGGCGGAGTTTCACATCGAGCCGGGGCTGACCGGCATTGTCGGGCCGAATGGCTGCGGCAAGTCGAATCTCGTCGAAGCGCTGCGCTGGGTCATGGGCGAGAGTTCGTCGAAAAACATGCGCGCCTCGGGTATGGACGACGTGATATTTTCCGGCGGCGGTGACCGGCCGGCGCGCAACATGGCCGAGGTCGTTCTCTTTCTCGACAACAGCGACCGCACGGCTCCCGCCAGCTTCAACGATGGGGAGTTGATCGAGGTCTCCCGCCGCATCGAGCGCGAGTCGGGCTCGACCTACCGGGTCAACGGGCGTGAGGTCCGCGCCCGCGATGTGCAATTGCTGTTTGCCGACGCTTCGACCGGCTCCCGCTCGACGGCAATGGTGCGGCAAGGCCAAATCGGCGAGATCATCGCCGCCAAACCGCAAGAGCGCCGCCGCATTCTCGAAGAGGCCGCCGGGATCGCGGGGCTGCATTCCCGCCGCCACGAAGCCGAACTGCGCCTCAAAGCGGCCGAAGAAAATCTCCGACGCCTCGATGATATTTTGCAGCAGATCGATGGCCAGGCCGAAAGTCTCAAGAAGCAGGCGCGGCAAGCAACCCGCTACCGCGGGCTCGCGGCCGAGATTCGGCGTAATGAGGCGTTGCTCGCTTTGATCCACCGGACGGAAGCGGCAGCGGCGCTCCAACTGGCGGAATCGAAGCTCGAAGAGGGTCTGCGGGACGTCGCCGAAAAAACCCTCGCTCAGGCCGAAGCCGCAAAGCTGCAAGCGATCGCCGCGCATGAGCTGCCCCAATTGCGAAGCGCCGAGGCCGAGGTGGCCGGGGAGTTGCAACGGCTGGTGCTGGCCCGAGAAACCCTCGACGGAGAAGAACGGCGGGCCAAAAGCCGGACGAGCGAACTCGAACGCCGAATCGCCCAAACCGCCAGCGATATTGCGCGGGAAACGGCGCTGATCAACGATGCGGCGGCCGTCCTCGCACGGCTGGACACGGAAGCCGCCGGGCTCGCGAGCAGCGGTACTGCGGTCGCTGAGATCGAGGCTGCGCGGGGCCGGCTCGCGGAGGCCGAGGCAAATCTCGCGCTCACCGAAAAGGCGCTGGCGGAGGCGCAGGACACACGATCCGTGATTGAGGCACGGCGGGCAGCCCTTGAAACGGCGCTGCGGGAAGAAACAGCCCGCATGGCACGGCTGCAAGCCGAAATCGAAAAAGTGACCCGCGAACGCGATACGCTCCTAGCGAGTGCGTTCCCCGGCGCCGACCTGGACCAACTCCAAGCGGCACTCGATGAGGCCGCCGGCGCGGCAAAGGCGCGGGAAGACGAGCTCGCCGAAGCCGAGGCGCGCCATGCGGAGGCTCGCGCGGCAGAACTCGCGGCCAGGGCGCCGCTCGCCGAAGCCGAGCGGAAGGCGCAAAATCTCGAGACACAAATTGCCACCCTGTCGAAATTGCTGAATGCCGGGACCGGCGGCTTCTGGCCTGCCGTGACCGAGGAAATCAGCGTCGCAAAAGGCTATGAGGCAGCGATCGGCGCGGCGCTCGGCGATGATCTCGACGCTTCGACCAACCCTGCGTCACCCGCCCATTGGGCCGCGACGGACGCATCGGACGATCCGGCCCTGCCGCCGGGTGTCGAAGCCCTCGCGAAACGTGTTACAGCGCCGGCTCCCCTCGCACGGCGGCTGAACCAGATCGGCGTCGTCCTGCGGGCCGAAGGCAGCGCCTTGCGGACTCTACTGAAGCCCGGACAGCGGCTCGTCTCGAAGGAAGGCGATCTGTGGCGCTGGGACGGGTTCACCCAAGCCGCGGAAGCCCCGACTCCCGCGGCGCGGCGGCTCGCCGAAAAAAATCGCCTCGGTGATCTGGCGATCGAGGCGGAGGCCGCGCGCGCCGCCGCCAGTGCCTTGAAAATAAATGCGGAACAGGCGCTAACGGCGCTCACGGCCGCCGGCACCGCCGAGCGCGACACCCGGCAAGCGCATAAGGACGCGCTGCGCAAGGTCGAGGGCGCGCGGGACGAAAAAACAGCTGGCGAAAAGCGCCAAACGGAGATGGCCGCGCGGCTGTCCGCGCTCGACGAAGCCTCAATTCGCATTGAGACGGCCTGCACTGAGGCCAGCCAGAAGCGCGCGCAAGCCGAAGACGCCCTCGCCCAGCTGGAATTGCCGGGCCTTTTGACCGCGCAGCTGGACAAGGCACGCGCGGCGGCGGCCCAAGATCGCGCCATGGTGGCCGAGGCGCGGGCCGCCCTGCAAAGCTATCTGCGCGACGCCGAGATGCGGGCAAAGCGTTTGCAAGCGATTAAGGAAGAACGCCAATCCTGGGGCATCCGAGACGACCGCGCGCGCGGTCAAATCGGCGAGCTTGAGGCTCGCCACGCGGAAGGAACCCAAGAACTCCAGAAACTTTTGGAGGCGCCAAATACGTTTTTGGTGACCCGGCAAACCTTGATGCGCCAGATCGAAGCGGCCGAGGACGCCCGCAAAAAATCCGCCGACAAGCGCGTCGCGGCGGAGACGCGCCTTGGGGAAGCGGATCGCGCGGCGCGCGGCGCCCTCGAAGCAATGAGCATGGCGCGGGAAGAAAAAGCCCGCAGCGAAGCCTGGGTCGAAGCCGCGCGGGCGCGCCGCGATGAGGTCGCGCATATGATCGCGGCGGACATAGGCTGCACCGAGGCCGAACTCTTCGGCCTCGCGCAAGCCACGCCCGGCGACGCACTGCCGCCCGCCGAGGCGGTGGAGAAAAAACTCGACGCGCTCAAGGGGGACCGCGAACGGCTGGGTGGCGTCAATCTGCGGGCCGACGAGGAATTGAACGAGATTCTGGCTTCCAAGACGACCCTGTCCACCGAACATGAAGATCTGACCGAAGCCATCCGGCGATTGCGCCAGGCGGTTCAAAGTTTGAACAAGGAGGGCCGCGAACGTCTGCTGGGTGCCTTCGACGCCGTCCATGCGCATTTCAAGGAGTTGTTCACGACTCTTTTCGGGGGCGGCTCGGCCGAGCTGCAATTGATCGAATCGGACGACCCGCTCGAAGCTGGGCTCGAAATCCTCGTGCACCCTCCTGGAAAGAAGCCACAGGTCATGACGCTTCTGTCCGGCGGCGAGCAGGCGCTCGCCGCGATGTCGTTGATCTTCGCGATTTTCCTGACCAATCCATCGCCGGTTTGCGTTCTCGACGAGGTGGATGCGCCACTCGACGATGCCAATGTCGAGCGCTTCTGCGATCTTCTTGAAACCATGCGCGCCAAAACCGAGACGCGCTTTATTACGGTCACCCACAATCCAATTACCATGGCGCGGATGAACCGGCTGTTCGGCGTCACCATGGCCGAACGCGGCATCAGTCAGCTGGTCAGTGTGGATCTCGAAGAGGCCGAACGCTTCCGCGAGGCAGGCTGA
- the arsC gene encoding arsenate reductase (glutaredoxin) (This arsenate reductase requires both glutathione and glutaredoxin to convert arsenate to arsenite, after which the efflux transporter formed by ArsA and ArsB can extrude the arsenite from the cell, providing resistance.): MDVILYHNPRCGTSRNTLGLIRNSGVEPHIIEYLKTPPSRVLLRQLAARTGMPLRALLRDKEPIFRELGLKDKTLSDDALLDAIEAHPILLNRPIVVTPKGVKLCRPSELVIELLPPQQGEFFKEDGKRIVDEHGRRVASA, translated from the coding sequence ATGGATGTGATCCTCTACCACAACCCCCGCTGCGGCACGTCGCGCAATACGCTCGGCCTCATCCGCAATTCTGGTGTCGAGCCTCATATCATCGAATATCTGAAAACCCCGCCCTCGCGGGTCCTCTTGCGCCAGCTCGCGGCGCGCACCGGCATGCCGCTGCGCGCCCTTCTGCGTGACAAAGAACCCATTTTCCGGGAATTGGGTTTGAAGGACAAAACGCTCTCCGATGACGCCTTGCTCGATGCGATTGAAGCGCATCCCATCCTTCTCAACCGGCCAATCGTGGTGACTCCGAAAGGGGTAAAACTCTGCCGGCCTTCCGAACTCGTGATCGAGCTTTTGCCGCCGCAGCAAGGCGAGTTTTTCAAAGAGGATGGCAAACGCATCGTCGACGAGCACGGCCGCCGGGTCGCCAGCGCGTGA
- a CDS encoding F0F1 ATP synthase subunit C — protein MDPAAGRFIGAGLAAIGTGAAAIGVGLIFGNFLLGALRNPTASDGQFGRVFIGVALAEGLGIFALLVAILLLFVVK, from the coding sequence ATGGATCCCGCAGCAGGTAGGTTTATAGGTGCAGGTCTGGCCGCGATTGGCACGGGTGCCGCCGCAATCGGCGTCGGACTGATTTTCGGTAACTTTCTTTTGGGTGCGTTGCGGAATCCGACCGCTTCCGATGGTCAGTTCGGGCGCGTTTTCATCGGCGTCGCGCTGGCCGAAGGCTTGGGCATTTTCGCGCTCCTCGTCGCTATTCTCCTGCTCTTCGTCGTCAAGTAA
- a CDS encoding DUF2189 domain-containing protein, whose amino-acid sequence MKNVNVLNGLNMVPDHCAIRRIGPADLKDSLTKGANDFLPVLEFLGRPLFTVLFSIFYTLICIYLITTDLPLLFPLMSGFALIGPFAAIGLYEVSRRRELGLDTFWRHVFDLRHAPSLPSILALGLVLLTLFLCWQAAADVLYVWLFGPAAPESFRGFLIEVLTTPRGWTLIILGNAIGFIFAVTVLTISVVSFPLLLDRNVGVAVAVRTSVRAVLANPLTMALWGLIVAVSLAIGFLFAFVGLAFVTPILGHASWHLYRRVVQ is encoded by the coding sequence ATGAAAAATGTAAATGTGCTCAACGGCTTGAATATGGTGCCGGACCATTGCGCCATACGCAGGATAGGACCAGCCGACCTCAAGGACTCCCTGACCAAAGGCGCCAATGATTTCTTGCCCGTCCTCGAATTCTTGGGCAGGCCGCTCTTCACTGTTTTGTTCAGTATTTTCTACACGCTCATCTGCATATACTTAATTACCACGGATTTGCCGCTGCTCTTCCCTCTCATGTCGGGTTTCGCCCTGATTGGTCCTTTCGCGGCGATAGGCTTGTATGAGGTGAGCCGGCGCCGGGAACTCGGCCTAGACACCTTCTGGAGGCATGTTTTTGATCTGCGGCACGCGCCTTCTCTTCCCTCGATCCTCGCCCTCGGCCTCGTCCTTCTCACTCTCTTCCTGTGCTGGCAGGCAGCGGCCGATGTGCTTTACGTGTGGCTCTTCGGCCCGGCCGCGCCGGAGTCCTTCAGGGGATTCCTCATCGAGGTTCTTACCACCCCCCGGGGCTGGACTTTGATCATTTTGGGGAATGCCATTGGCTTCATCTTCGCCGTTACTGTTCTGACCATCAGTGTTGTCTCATTCCCCTTGCTCCTGGACCGGAATGTCGGAGTCGCGGTGGCTGTCCGCACCTCTGTGAGAGCGGTGCTGGCGAACCCGCTCACGATGGCGCTTTGGGGATTGATCGTCGCGGTGTCCCTCGCGATCGGCTTCCTGTTTGCCTTCGTTGGCCTCGCCTTCGTCACGCCGATCCTCGGACATGCGAGCTGGCATCTCTATCGCAGGGTAGTGCAATGA
- the arsH gene encoding arsenical resistance protein ArsH, translating into MPDAARLQTSHASFPLRVLLLYGSLRQRSYSRFLTLEAARLLAALGAETRIFDPSDLPLPDSVPEDHPKVAELRGLSAWSEAHVWCSPERHGAMTSIIKAQIDWIPLSIGAVRPTQGKTLAVMQVSGGSQSFNAVNQLRILGRWMRMITIPNQSSVAKAYEQFDEAGRMRPSPYYDRLVDVMEELVKFTYLTRGVSDYLTSRYSERKEDLESLAARTGLKAL; encoded by the coding sequence ATCCCGGACGCGGCGCGATTGCAAACAAGCCACGCTAGCTTTCCACTGCGCGTGCTTCTGCTTTACGGCTCGCTCCGGCAACGCTCTTATAGCCGCTTTCTGACGCTCGAAGCTGCGCGCCTCCTCGCTGCTTTGGGGGCGGAAACACGCATCTTCGACCCGAGCGATCTGCCGCTCCCCGACAGCGTGCCGGAAGACCATCCCAAGGTTGCGGAGTTGCGCGGGCTCTCAGCCTGGTCGGAAGCGCATGTCTGGTGCAGCCCCGAACGGCATGGCGCCATGACCAGCATCATCAAGGCGCAGATCGATTGGATTCCGCTATCGATCGGCGCGGTGCGGCCAACCCAGGGCAAGACGCTTGCCGTCATGCAGGTCAGTGGCGGCTCGCAATCCTTCAACGCGGTCAATCAGCTGCGCATTCTCGGGCGCTGGATGCGGATGATCACCATTCCCAATCAATCCTCCGTCGCCAAGGCCTATGAGCAGTTCGACGAGGCTGGCCGGATGCGGCCATCGCCTTACTACGACCGGCTGGTGGATGTGATGGAGGAACTCGTCAAATTCACTTATTTGACACGGGGTGTGTCTGATTACCTCACGAGCCGTTATTCCGAACGCAAGGAAGACTTGGAAAGTCTCGCCGCGCGGACGGGGTTGAAGGCACTCTGA
- a CDS encoding ATP F0F1 synthase subunit B (Produces ATP from ADP in the presence of a proton gradient across the membrane. Subunit B is part of the membrane proton channel.) — MFDPEFVVATGFAIFVGLAIYLGVHKKAASALDGRASRIEAELAEATKLRTEAEELLASFERRSAEAKAEAEAVVAQAHAEAARIASEAHARITEFIQRRTKQAEEKISMAETQATADVRAAAADAAVKAAEAVLKGESRGVFGGELIGKGIADLKTLFQ; from the coding sequence ATGTTCGATCCGGAGTTTGTCGTCGCCACCGGCTTTGCGATTTTCGTGGGCCTGGCAATTTATCTCGGCGTGCACAAAAAGGCCGCGTCCGCCTTGGACGGACGGGCGTCACGAATAGAGGCCGAGCTCGCCGAGGCGACCAAGCTGCGGACGGAAGCCGAAGAGCTTCTCGCTTCGTTCGAGCGGCGGAGCGCTGAAGCGAAGGCCGAGGCCGAAGCCGTCGTCGCGCAGGCCCATGCGGAAGCCGCGCGCATCGCCAGCGAGGCGCACGCGCGCATCACCGAATTCATCCAGCGCCGGACGAAGCAGGCGGAAGAGAAAATCAGCATGGCGGAAACGCAAGCGACCGCCGATGTGCGCGCCGCCGCCGCCGACGCCGCAGTCAAAGCCGCGGAAGCTGTTTTGAAGGGTGAGTCACGGGGCGTTTTTGGCGGCGAATTGATCGGCAAGGGGATCGCCGATCTAAAAACCCTGTTCCAATAA
- a CDS encoding helix-turn-helix transcriptional regulator: MGFLAMNSEISSLRAEEELILANFTRRLMEIAAVSEASGAAASPTAMLNAMHLPAIALDKNGFAVDANAAAQAVFDENIKIKDRRLYIRDFDSRNLLKQAIEQLSGPPRPNALAVEPVVVPRLDKLPVIVRIWPFEGPSHPPAQEVRALLTMNALGPRPGPPAAIIAKTFRLTPSEAKLACIIARGAPPDIAARELKISRETARNQLKSVFAKTNTHRQSELVALLLQVG, from the coding sequence ATGGGTTTTTTGGCCATGAATTCGGAAATCAGCAGTTTGCGTGCTGAGGAAGAGCTCATTCTTGCTAACTTCACTCGGCGTTTGATGGAGATTGCGGCGGTCTCGGAGGCGTCCGGAGCGGCAGCTTCCCCTACCGCCATGCTCAATGCGATGCATTTGCCCGCGATCGCCCTCGACAAGAACGGATTTGCCGTCGACGCGAACGCTGCGGCGCAAGCCGTTTTCGACGAGAATATCAAAATCAAGGACCGCCGGCTGTACATTCGCGATTTCGACTCGCGAAACCTTCTCAAGCAAGCCATCGAACAGTTGTCCGGGCCACCCCGCCCGAATGCTTTGGCGGTCGAGCCCGTCGTGGTGCCCCGATTGGACAAATTACCAGTGATCGTGCGGATTTGGCCATTCGAGGGGCCATCGCATCCACCAGCGCAGGAAGTGCGCGCCCTCTTGACCATGAATGCCCTAGGTCCGAGGCCAGGGCCGCCGGCGGCGATCATCGCCAAGACTTTCCGTCTGACGCCGTCGGAAGCCAAACTCGCCTGCATCATCGCGCGCGGTGCGCCGCCCGATATCGCTGCCCGCGAATTGAAGATTTCCCGGGAGACGGCGCGAAACCAGTTGAAATCCGTGTTCGCCAAAACCAACACCCACCGGCAAAGCGAACTCGTCGCGCTGCTTTTGCAAGTCGGATAA
- a CDS encoding F0F1 ATP synthase subunit A, whose translation MDPIHQFVIKPIVSLHPLGIDASFTNASLFMVIVVLAAAALMLLGTQSKALIPGRLQSLAEMAYQFVASTVHMAGGHDGMRFFPFVFTLFMFVLFCNLIGLLPYTFSITSQIMVTGALAMLVIGIVVVYGLIHNGKGFLKLFVPSGVPIALMPLLVPIEIISFLSRPVSLSVRLFANMLAGHITLQVMGGFVVSLLGAGLFSILAPLPFAMTIVLTAFELLVAVLQAYVFAILTCVYLNDAVHPGH comes from the coding sequence ATGGATCCGATCCATCAGTTCGTGATCAAACCGATCGTTAGTCTGCATCCGTTGGGTATCGATGCCTCCTTCACCAACGCGTCTCTTTTCATGGTGATCGTCGTCCTTGCGGCCGCCGCTCTGATGCTCCTTGGGACGCAATCGAAGGCACTGATTCCGGGCCGCCTGCAATCGCTGGCCGAGATGGCGTATCAATTCGTCGCATCCACCGTGCATATGGCGGGCGGCCATGACGGGATGCGTTTCTTTCCCTTCGTCTTCACGCTTTTCATGTTCGTGCTGTTTTGCAACCTCATCGGGCTTCTCCCTTACACATTTTCGATCACGAGCCAGATCATGGTGACAGGGGCGCTGGCGATGCTTGTCATTGGCATCGTGGTTGTTTATGGCCTTATCCATAATGGCAAAGGTTTCCTGAAGCTGTTCGTGCCGTCGGGGGTGCCCATCGCGCTAATGCCGCTTCTGGTGCCGATCGAAATCATCTCGTTCCTCTCGCGTCCAGTCAGCCTTTCGGTTCGTCTGTTCGCCAATATGCTGGCCGGGCATATTACGCTTCAGGTTATGGGCGGCTTCGTCGTGAGCCTGCTCGGTGCCGGGCTTTTTTCGATCCTCGCGCCACTGCCATTCGCGATGACCATCGTGCTGACGGCATTCGAGCTTCTCGTTGCCGTCCTCCAAGCATATGTCTTCGCCATTCTCACTTGCGTCTATCTCAACGACGCAGTTCATCCGGGCCACTGA